In Bactrocera dorsalis isolate Fly_Bdor unplaced genomic scaffold, ASM2337382v1 BdCtg007, whole genome shotgun sequence, a single window of DNA contains:
- the LOC105228237 gene encoding cathepsin B, whose translation MRVIFVGFLLLAVAIVVSGEKDAIDAHFLSNEFIELVRNNAKTWTPGRNFPESIGEKYIRGLMGVHPDSHKFALPQLIKESGDSEIELPEEFDSRKQWSQCPTISEIRDQGSCGSCWAFGAVEAMSDRFCIHSNGTKNFHFSADDLVSCCHTCGFGCNGGFPGAAWSYWTRKGIVSGGAFGSNQGCRPYEIAPCEHHVNGTRPACDGEHGKTPRCQHKCQASYKGDYAKDKHYGAKAYSIGRNQRDIQEEIYKNGPVEGAFTVYEDLILYKDGVYQHVVGKALGGHAIRILGWGVENNTPYWLIANSWNTDWGNNGYFKILRGEDHCGIESSISAGIPRIENN comes from the exons ATGAGAGTTATTTTCGTTGGTTTTCTTTTATTGGCTGTTGCGATCGTAGTATCTGGAGAAAAAGATGCAATTGATGCGcattttttatcaaatgaatTCATTGAACTGGTGCGCAATAATGCGAAAACATGGACA ccgGGAAGGAATTTTCCTGAATCAATTGGTGAGAAATACATTCGTGGTTTAATGGGAGTCCACCCAGATTCGCATAAATTTGCACTGCCACAATTAATAAAAGAATCTGGTGATAGTGAAATTGAATTGCCAGAAGAGTTTGATTCGAGGAAGCAATGGTCTCAGTGTCCTACTATTTCGGAAATACGAGATCAAGGTTCTTGCGGATCGTGTTGGGCGTTTGGAGCAGTGGAAGCAATGTCAGATAGG TTTTGCATTCATTCCAACGGaaccaaaaattttcacttttctgcTGACGACTTGGTATCATGTTGCCATACATGTGGATTTGGATGCAACGGAGGATTTCCAGGAGCTGCCTGGAGCTATTGGACTCGAAAGGGTATAGTTAGTGGTGGTGCTTTTGGTTCTAATCAG GGTTGTCGTCCATATGAGATTGCACCATGTGAACATCACGTAAATGGTACGCGCCCAGCTTGCGATGGAGAACATGGAAAGACTCCCCGATGCCAACATAAATGTCAAGCTAGTTATAAAGGTGATTACGCAAAGGATAAACACTATGGTGCTAAAGCGTATTCAATCGGCCGCAATCAGCGAGACATCcaagaagaaatatataaaaatggtcCTGTTGAGGGAGCATTTACAGTTTATGAAGATTTAATACTGTACAAAGACGGTGTTTATCAACATGTAGTGGGAAAGGCCCTTGGAGGTCACGCTATTCGTATCTTAGGATGGGGAGTGGAAAATAATACACCATACTGGTTAATAGCCAATTCATGGAATACAGATTGGGGAAATAATGgatactttaaaattttgcgTGGCGAAGATCACTGCGGAATCGAAAGCTCGATATCTGCAGGTATTCCCAGGAttgaaaataactaa
- the LOC105228238 gene encoding RNA-binding protein pno1: MDAENINSDDFLPPTVTKKAPKRSADYNTAMQVDEESPLQETKQRLQAPRAKRQKSDTRKISVPPHRYSSLKEHWMKIFTPVVEHMKLQIRFNMKAKQVELRISDETPDISNLQKGADFVKAFLCGFEVDDALALLRLEDLFVETFEVKDVKTLRGDHLSRAIGRLAGKGGRTKFTIENVTKTRIVLADSKIHILGSYQNIQLARRAICNLILGSPPSKVYGNLRSVASRLSERM; the protein is encoded by the exons ATGGATGcggaaaatataaatagtgaTGATTTTTTACCGCCTACCGTGACTAAAAAGGCTCCAAAGCGATCTGCAGATTATAACACAGCGATGCAAGTTGACGAGGAGTCTCCATTGCAGGAAACAAAGCAAAGACTCCAAGCACCGCGTGCAAAACGACAAAAAAGTGATACTAGGAAAATTTCTGTTCCACCACACAG atACTCATCTCTTAAAGAGCATTGgatgaaaatatttactccAGTAGTCGAACATATGAAGTTACAAATAAGATTTAATATGAAAGCGAAACAA GTAGAGCTAAGAATTAGCGATGAAACACCTGACATATCTAATCTACAAAAAGGTGCTGATTTTGTTAAAGCATTCCTTTGTGGATTCGAAGTAGATGACGCTTTGGCGCTGCTTCGTTTAGAAGATTTATTTGTTGAAACATTTGAAGTAAAGGATGTAAAAACTCTACGTGGTGATCACTTGAGTCGCGCAATAGGACGTTTGGCAGGCAAAGGAGGCCGCACAAAATTCACTATagaaaatgttacaaaaacTCGAATTGTTTTGGCTGACAGTAAAATTCACATCTTAGGGAGCtatcaaaatattcaactaGCACGGAGGGCCATTTGTAATCTTATTCTGGGTTCACCCCCAAGTAAAGTATACGGAAATCTCCGATCAGTGGCTAGTCGGTTGTCTGAACGTATGTGA
- the LOC105228235 gene encoding protein-serine O-palmitoleoyltransferase porcupine, whose product MYLSYYNYDEPLDYAEEEYDTILEENQSINSWANICESCIIPSTMQIIWYMAVLLGFSLLCRIAFVFCYYLPNKKEWLLHLISISAGCGMLIVAVGTNSFFIIFFAIISYSTFHLVNLFSPFRKNIGVIMVICTILTQLCSEQIWKHQIAWQMIKGSIMVVNMKIISIAFEMEQTVLKSQRGIIVPNVFSFFGYIFTPANLIVGPWVPYSSYLYSIRLNPMHQFRMRRVMWCGFCCLLSLGFINLSNCIVPYLISDPRLIWVRIFRDAFAVRCSHYFVSFLSQASIAAGGLCLDKDDKPNKWLGYMITQPIHIEFPRSLSSVVRAWNIPMHKFLKEFIFRGIYKRFKSHFVAIFVTYLVSSLLHGQYLKIYLALFSLAIFGFVESKLRKKISIAFNACVTAEACQKPCRFKYCPSKGWRSDGALLVKLTNILFSLATIFHLAYIGAMMESVADEGNDFADNLNVWSTVNFINHWLVLLTYALYLVI is encoded by the coding sequence ATGTACCTGTCATATTACAACTATGATGAGCCACTTGATTATGCCGAAGAGGAGTATGATACCATATTGGAGGAAAATCAGTCAATTAATTCGTGGGCAAACATTTGTGAAAGCTGCATTATACCATCCACTATGCAAATTATATGGTACATGGCAGTTTTACTTGGTTTTAGTCTCTTATGCCGCATAGCATTTGTATTTTGCTATTACCTCCCAAACAAAAAGGAGTGGCTTTTACATCTAATTTCTATATCAGCGGGATGCGGTATGTTAATTGTAGCTGTGGGCACtaattcgttttttattatcttttttgcGATTATTTCGTATTCGACTTTTCATTTAGTAAATTTGTTTTCaccttttagaaaaaatattggtGTCATTATGGTAATATGTACAATTTTGACACAGCTTTGCTCCGAGCAAATATGGAAACATCAAATAGCTTGGCAAATGATTAAGGGATCCATCATGGTTGTGAATATGAAGATTATATCTATAGCTTTCGAAATGGAGCAAACAGTATTGAAAAGTCAGCGCGGTATAATTGTTCCTAatgtattttccttttttggttatatttttacTCCTGCAAATTTAATCGTTGGCCCATGGGTTCCATACAGTTCTTATTTGTATAGCATTCGTTTGAATCCAATGCATCAATTTCGTATGCGAAGAGTGATGTGGtgcggtttttgttgtttgctttcgCTTGGTTTTATCAATTTGTCGAATTGCATTGTACCATATTTGATTTCAGATCCTCGGCTAATTTGGGTACGAATATTTCGTGATGCATTTGCGGTTCGTTGTAGCCATTACTTCGTCAGTTTTTTGTCGCAAGCTTCAATTGCCGCTGGTGGTCTGTGTCTTGATAAGGACGATAAACCGAATAAGTGGTTGGGTTACATGATCACACAGCCTATACACATCGAATTCCCTAGGTCGCTGAGTTCAGTGGTACGAGCATGGAATATACCCATGCATAAATTTCTAAAAGAATTTATATTTCGGGGAATTTATAAACGTTTTAAAAgtcattttgttgcaatttttgtaaCATATTTAGTTTCATCACTTTTGCATGGccagtatttgaaaatatatttagcgTTATTTTCACTGGCAATATTTGGTTTTGTAGAAAGCAAACTGCGGAAAAAGATTTCTATCGCTTTTAATGCGTGTGTTACTGCAGAAGCTTGCCAAAAGCCTTGTCGTTTTAAATACTGCCCCAGTAAAGGTTGGCGAAGCGACGGCGCGCTATTAGTAAAACTgacgaatattttattttcattggcgACAATTTTCCATTTAGCATATATAGGTGCAATGATGGAATCTGTAGCTGACGAAGGTAATGATTTTGCCGACAATTTAAATGTATGGTCGacagtaaattttattaatcatTGGTTAGTGTTGCTTACATATGCTCTTTATTTagttatataa
- the LOC105228240 gene encoding synembryn: protein MEEHKLEELRSKNISRIKSILTEFNTKNDDLFNFSAFHVDGRWHALWRALFDILKDDSLQDLHDLTLNSVRILTRDKCSLQTEDLEEDVSCLLKLAHLEHPEAVEVSDATEPTGCESNVIDIDSDGLSVQNVNVHWSGNTTRVVVESLKCLCNLVYQCADRRRQCVKSNITDAILKRIASSVQHPPSVEFFDMKLLFLITAMEPATRTRVQIDLNGVAYMTEWLDEKLVEKDASDEHMDLLCEMLKVMFNITTNTDRSPNENEIQSRHLTGVLRKLLLNFGELRNERERSIIMHAINLLTNISSSCLTELIMKSESGGPASSSLLIYEGYNVRALEIITRYLKVILDEQEKAATSNELISPVLTLLVKCARSDRILRHYIRSVVLPPLRNVYTRPEVGNELRNHLCRFLTLPEMMLRDLATELLFVCCKENVSRMVKHTGYGNAAGLFAKRGLLGGRHVESSDYSSDSEDSDTEEYKQVQHNINPVIGCYEAPKKSPFEGMSEEQKQYEAMQLVNLMDKLHKTGVVQPCRIGEDGKPQPVDHILQLQEELPQQQADQKRKT, encoded by the exons ATGGAAGAACATAAATTAGAGGAATTGCGTAGCAAAAATATCAGTCGGATTAAATCTATATTGACCGAATTTAACACAAAA AATGATGACCTTTTCAATTTTTCGGCTTTCCATGTGGATGGGCGCTGGCATGCTTTGTGGCGTGCACTCTTTGATATACTTAAAGACGATAGCTTACAGGACTTGCATGATCTAACTTTAAATAGTGTCCGTATCCTCACCAGAGACAAATGTAGTTTACAAACAGAGGATTTAGAAGAAGATGTATCTTGTCTTCTTAAACTAGCTCATTTGGAGCATCCTGAAGCTGTAGAAGTTTCTGATGCTACTGAGCCAACTGGTTGTGAGTCGAATGTGATTGACATTGATTCAGACGGATTATCAGTTCAAAATGTTAATGTACACTGGAGTGGTAACACAACCAGAGTTGTAGTTGAGTCTCTTAAGTGTCTGTGTAATTTAGTATACCAATGTGCAGATCGCCGTCGCCAATGCGTAAAATCTAACATTACAGATGCTATTCTAAAGCGGATCGCTTCATCTGTACAACATCCTCCTTCAGTTGAATTTTTTGAtatgaaattgttatttttgataACAGCAATGGAGCCAGCAACCCGTACACGTGTACAAATTGATTTAAATGGGGTGGCTTATATGACTGAATGGCTTGATGAAAAACTTGTTGAAAAAGATGCTAGTGATGAGCATATGGATTTATTATGTGAGATGCTAAAGGTAATGTTTAATATTACTACAAATACTGACAGAAGtccaaatgaaaatgaaattcagAGTCGACACTTGACTGGTGTGCTACGAAAGTTGCTATTAAATTTCGGAGAACTAAGGAATGAACGAGAACGTAGCATAATTATGCACGCCATTAACCTTTTGACAAACATTTCTAGTAGTTGTTTGACAGAGTTGATAATGAAAAGCGAATCAGGAGGTCCAGCCTCATCGTCTTTATTAATTTATGAAGGATATAATGTACGTGCATTAGAAATAATTACCAGGTATTTAAAAGTGATATTAGATGAACAGGAAAAAGCTGCAACATCTAATGAGCTAATTTCTCCAGTTCTAACATTGCTGGTGAAATGTGCACGAAGTGATAGGATTTTGCGTCACTATATTAGAAGTGTAGTGTTGCCCCCATTACGAAATGTTTATACACGACCCGAGGTGGGAAATGAACTACGAAATCACTTATGTCGGTTTTTGACTTTACCAGAAATGATGTTGCGTGATTTAGCTACAGAGCTACTTTTTGTGTGctgtaaagaaaatgtatcaCGCATGGTAAAACATACAGGCTATGGTAACGCTGCTGGTTTATTTGCAAAGCGCGGTCTCCTAGGAGGCCGGCACGTAGAAAGCTCTGATTATTCTTCAGATAGCGAGGACAGCGATACAGAGGAATATAAACAAGTGCAACATAATATCAACCCAGTTATTGGATGTTATGAGGCTCCGAAAAAGAGTCCTTTCGAAGGTATGTCTGAGGAGCAGAAGCAATATGAGGCCATGCAGCTTGTAAATCTAATGGACAAATTACACAAAACGGGAGTGGTACAACCTTGTCGAATTGGTGAGGACGGCAAACCACAACCAGTAGATCATATTTTACAATTGCAAGAGGAATTACCTCAACAACAAGCGGATCAGAAACGCAAAACCTAA
- the LOC105228236 gene encoding TM2 domain-containing protein CG11103, whose protein sequence is MIMHSKHILFNPLTVLIALDLISHMRVVSAIHARSEKEMQTTAVQSVVPITSPSSLTGSAAVSSDFNPLGPMVMCSFLPRDFLECKDPIDHDNNNTAKAVKGYGCLRFGGSTYEEVEHTEVLCTVFSDIDCYGPRTFLRDGVPCVRYTDHYFVTTLIYSILLGFLGMDRFCLGQTGTAVGKLLTLGGVGVWWVIDVILLITNNLLPEDGSNWNPYI, encoded by the coding sequence ATGATAATGCACAGTAAACACATTCTATTTAATCCCTTAACTGTATTAATTGCTTTGGATTTAATTTCACATATGAGAGTAGTGAGTGCCATCCATGCACGCAGTGAAAAAGAAATGCAAACCACAGCTGTTCAATCGGTTGTGCCTATTACGTCTCCATCGTCTTTAACTGGTTCAGCAGCAGTATCGTCAGATTTCAACCCACTTGGACCAATGGTTATGTGTTCGTTTTTGCCTCGTGACTTTTTGGAGTGCAAAGATCCAATTGACCATGATAACAATAATACAGCCAAGGCAGTAAAAGGTTACGGATGCCTGCGTTTTGGAGGATCTACGTATGAAGAAGTGGAGCATACCGAAGTTCTGTGCACAGTATTTTCAGATATTGATTGTTATGGACCACGAACATTTTTACGGGATGGTGTGCCCTGTGTACGCTACACAGATCATTATTTTGTGACCACacttatatatagtattttattAGGGTTCTTAGGTATGGATAGATTTTGTTTAGGCCAAACAGGCACAGCTGTAGGAAAGCTATTGACACTTGGTGGCGTTGGAGTATGGTGGGTTATTGATGTTATCCTACTTATCACAAACAACTTGCTTCCAGAGGATGGGAGCAATTGGAACCCTTACATATAA
- the LOC105228239 gene encoding syntaxin-16: MTSRNLTEVFVIMRNNASKHRNLYSESRMTDDAESLINNSIRDAEEGLEMRDDYGTPPVWIDKLEEAQYTLSKIKPKLDELGSLHARHLLQPAFDENFEEEKEIECLSQEISKLITSTHRHIQCIRSSLGIGTKKEQRLTENVVTCLLLQLQELTSKFRNSQSNYVRQLNSREERSQKYFGNDDFTNIDLVSGTTDDHDNFVDTFDNFLQPVSSVLNNNKSTKKRGYLYDDESSEQIDEDFQRPISNRMTKQQLLLFEEENTRFAINRDEEVTKIVKSIYDLNDIFKDLSQMVQEQGTILDRIDYNVEQTQTRVSEGLRQLQRAEMYQRKNRKMCIIMVLASVTLFMLLLLIFTKL, translated from the exons ATGACTTCGCGTAACCTAACTGAGGTTTTTGTGATAATGCGCAATAATGCGTCCAAACATCGGAATTTGTATTCTGAAAGCAGA ATGACAGATGATGCAGaaagtttaattaataattcaatCCGCGATGCagaggaaggtttagaaatgcGGGATGACTACGGTACTCCTCCTGTGTGGATAGATAAGCTGGAGGAAGCACAATACACTTTATCTAA AATAAAGCCAAAACTTGATGAATTAGGTTCATTACATGCAAGACACCTGTTGCAACCTGcttttgatgaaaattttgaGGAAGAGAAAGAAATAGAATGCCTAAGCCAGGAGATTTCAAAACTTATCACATCCACTCACCGACATATACAATGTATACGATCGAGTCTTGGTATAGGAACTAAGAAAGAACAGCGGTTAACAGAAAATGTGGTTACTTGCTTGCTACTTCAATTGCAAGAATTGACCTCTAAATTTCGTAACAGCCAAAGTAACTACGTACGACAACTGAACTCCAGAGAAGAAcgttcacaaaaatattttggaaatgatGATTTCACAAACATTGACTTGGTTTCGGGTACTACAGATGATCATGATAATTTTGTAGATACATTTGATAACTTTCTACAACCCGTTTCCTctgtattaaataataataagtctACTAAGAAGCGTGGGTATTTATATGATGATGAATCTTCTGAACAAATAGATGAAGATTTTCAACGTCCTATATCGAACCGCATGACTAAACAGCAGCTTCTGCTTTTTGAAGAAGAAAACACTCGCTTCGCAATTAATCGTGACGAAGAAGTCACCAAAATCGTAAAATCCATTTATGATCTCAATGATATATTTAAAGATCTTAGTCAAATGGTACAAGAACAAGGTACTATATTGGACCGTATTGATTACAATGTCGAGCAAACTCAGACAAGGGTATCTGAAGGACTTCGGCAATTACAACGTGCTgaaatgtatcaaagaaaaaaccGGAAAATGTGTATTATTATGGTGTTGGCATCTGTAACTTTATTCATGCTTCTCCTCCTTATTTTTACAAAgttataa